One region of Parambassis ranga chromosome 21, fParRan2.1, whole genome shotgun sequence genomic DNA includes:
- the LOC114426372 gene encoding trace amine-associated receptor 13c-like gives MNSLNPDSFCVPYLNSSCKKPSHAYTASVLIYVLLSFISVITVSLNLLVIISISHFRQLHTPTNLLLLSLAVSDLLVGFLLMPVEIFYIKACWFLGDTVCTLYYIVDYVITSASVATMVLISLDRYIAICYPLHYPSKVTKRTVQVYVCLCWLCSVIYRIVLLHDHLKNPGRSISCFGECVVVISNIAGIIDMVFTFIIPITVIIVLYLRVFVVALTQARALRSQIAAQHSGGVTVKKREMKAARTLGIVVVVFLICFCPYFFPSLSGEDTSVDASSVAVEIWLTHFNSCLNPLIYVFFYPWFRKSMKLILTMQILKPGSRDFKIL, from the exons ATGAACTCCCTGAACCCAGACAGTTTCTGTGTTCCATATCTGAACTCCTCCTGCAAGAAGCCGTCCCATGCTTACACTGCCAGCGTGCTAATTTATGTTCTgctctccttcatctctgtcaTCACTGTGTCTCTTAATCTGCTCGTCATCATCTCCATCTCACACTTCAG gcagctcCACACTCCcaccaacctcctcctcctctccctggctGTCTCTGACCTACTGGTGGGCTTCCTGCTGATGCCTGTAGAGATCTTTTACATCAAGGCCTGCTGGTTTCTGGGTGACACCGTGTGCACTCTGTATTATATCGTAGACTATGTTATCACCTCTGCTTCAGTAGCCACCATGGTTCTCATTTCTCTTGACCGGTACATTGCGATCTGTTATCCTCTGCATTACCCCTCCAAGGTCACAAAGAGGACAGTGCAGGTGTACGTCTGTCTGTGTTGGCTCTGCTCTGTCATTTATAGGATTGTCCTTTTGCATGACCATCTAAAAAACCCAGGTAGGTCCATCTCTTGCTTCGGAGAATGTGTGGTTGTCATCAGTAACATTGCAGGAATCATTGACATGGTCTTCACCTTTATCATCCCCATCACTGTCATCATAGTTCTGTATCTGAGAGTTTTTGTGGTGGCGCTGACTCAGGCCCGGGCGCTGCGCTCTCAGATCGCAGCTCAGCACTCAGGAGGCGTCACTGTGAAGAAAAGGGAGatgaaagcagccaggactctGGGCATTGTCGTGGTggtgtttttgatttgtttCTGTCCGTACTTTTTTCCTTCGCTGTCAGGGGAGGACACTTCAGTAGACGCTTCATCTGTGGCTGTTGAGATCTGGCTGACACATTTTAACTCCTGCCTTAACCCGCTCATCTATGTCTTCTTCTACCCCTGGTTCAGAAAATCTATGAAGCTCATTCTGACAATGCAGATACTGAAGCCAGGCTCCCGTGATTTTAAAATACTTTAA
- the akap17a gene encoding A-kinase anchor protein 17A, producing MTTIVHDTTEALCLSTEYNLYLKPIAKMTISVALPQLKLPGKSISNWEVMERVKAMVSPEQFSALRISKSTMDFIRFEGEVENKTVVKSLLSRLDGKSIKLSGFTDVLKVRAVENKVDFPTRHDWDSFFRDAKDMNETLPGERPDTIHLEGLPCRWFSKKDSLFPDRPSEDVLIAVFQTFGKVRNVDIPMLDPYREEMMDKNFSTFSFGGHLNFEAYVQYQEYCGFTKAMDTLRGMKLMLKGDDGKAVACNIKVTFDTSKHLSESALKRRSQDRLKLQELERQREEQKRREKEEEERRKEEERKQKEQEEEEKERRKEERLRKREQKLREREERRNVKKVRRQQEEEQKKLQMKIAMEERRLLLAQRNLESIRLIAELLARAKTLKQKQVEKEQAEREEQEKQEQARQKEELAHLQQLEACRRKQEEELRRVETEKERALELQRREKELRERLLCNLLKKSSENVSGHEGTQDQAGPETDNEASDTGDALLGILGRVNGMKTAESKEKVSKSSVHSQGLGKNKAKEERRGGEDRKRDHEGRRNEVVRSRESREQATGHSHRDRSLYSQGRRSRSRSYSRRRRSPGHRKRSNSRHRRSYSRYSSRRRSHSHHSRSSSSSRDRSRSSSGRSYSKGRSHRHRHRRYSRGSSRSSSKSRHQRSRSHYSRRCRRRSNSRDRSHSRRR from the exons ATGACCACCATTGTCCATGATACTACAGAGGCCTTGTGCCTCTCAACTGAGTACAACCTGTACCTTAAGCCCATTGCCAAAATGACCATCAGTGTGGCTTTGCCCCAGCTCAAGCTGCCGGGCAAAAGCATCTCCAACTGGGAGGTAATGGAGAGGGTGAAGGCCATGGTATCTCCAGAGCAGTTTTCAGCCCTGCGGATCTCCAAGAGCACAATGGACTTCATCCGCTTTGAGGGAGAGGTGGAAAACAAGACAGTGGTAAAGAGCCTGCTATCCCGTCTGGATGGGAAGAGCATCAAACTCAGCGGGTTTACTGATGTACTGAAG GTGCGTGCAGTGGAGAATAAAGTAGACTTCCCTACACGTCATGACTGGGACTCCTTTTTCCGTGATGCTAAGGACATGAATGAGACTCTGCCGGGAGAGAGACCTGACACCATCCACCTGGAAGGGCTTCCTTGTCGCTGGTTTAGCAAGAAGGACAGCCTGTTTCCAGACCGGCCCTCAGAAGACGTCCTCATTGCTGTTTTCCAAACATTTGGCAAG GTGCGAAATGTTGACATCCCCATGCTGGACCCGTACAGGGAGGAGATGATGGACAAGAACTTCAGCACTTTCAGCTTTGGAGGCCATCTTAATTTTGAAGCGTATGTCCAATATCAGGAATACTGTGGCTTTACAAAAGCTATGGATACACTGCGAGGCATGAAGTTGATGCTGAAAGGGGATGATGGGAAGGCAGTGGCCTGCAACATTAAG GTGACCTTTGACACTAGCAAGCACCTGAGCGAGTCAGCTCTAAAGAGGAGGAGCCAGGACAGGTTAAAGCTACAGGAGctggagaggcagagggaggagcagaaacgccgagagaaagaagaggaggagcgacgtaaagaggaggagag gaaacagaaagaacaggaagaggaagagaaggagcgaaggaaggaggagaggttaCGGAAGCGAGAGCAAAAGCTgcgagagagggaggagaggaggaatgtGAAGAAGGTGAGGCgacaacaggaggaggagcagaagaagctgcaaATGAAGATCGccatggaggagaggaggctgtTGCTAGCTCAGCGCAACTTGGAATCAATACGGCTCATTGCTGAGCTGCTGGCCAGAGCCAAG ACACTGAAGCAGAAGCAGGTGGAAAAAGAGCAGGCTGAACgagaagaacaagagaagcaggAGCAGGCTCGACAGAAGGAGGAATTGGCCCATCTTCAGCAGTTGGAGGCCTGCCGAcgcaaacaggaggaggagttaCGAAGGGTAGAGACGGAAAAGGAGCGAGCACTGGAGCTCCAACGCAGGGAGAAGGAGCTGAGGGAGAGACTGCTTTGCAACCTGCTGAAGAAGAGCAGCGAAAATGTGTCAGGACATGAAGGCACGCAGGACCAGGCTGGCCCTGAAACGGACAATGAGGCTTCTGATACTGGTGATGCATTGCTGGGTATCCTGGGTCGGGTAAATGGAATGAAGACAGCTGAGAGCAAAGAAAAGGTTTCCAAATCTAGTGTTCATTCCCAGGGTTtgggaaaaaataaagcaaaagaagagaggaggggaggggaggacagGAAAAGAGACCACGAGGGAAGGAGGAATGAAGTGGTTAGGAGCAGGGAAAGTAGGGAACAAGCAACGGGTCACTCCCACAGAGACAGGAGCTTATACAGCCAGGGTAGAAGGAGCCGTTCCCGCAGctacagcaggaggagaagaagcccCGGCCACAGAAAAAGGAGCAACAGTCGTCACAGGAGGAGCTACAGTCGATACAGCAGCAGGAGGCGCAGCCACAGCCATCACAGCAGGAGCTCGAGTTCCAGCAGAGACAGAAGCCGGAGCAGCAGTGGAAGGAGTTACAGCAAAGGGAGGAGCCACAGGCATAGACATCGTAGATACAGCAGGGGAAGCTCCAGGAGCAGCAGTAAAAGTAGACACCAGAGGAGTCGCAGTCATTACAGCCGAAGATGCAGGAGACGCAGCAACAGCAGGGACAGGAGCCACTCCAGGCGACGCTAA